AACGATCGATGCACAAAAGCTAAAATAAGAATTTTTTTGTTTTTAAATTGATAGCTTAAGCGTTCTTCAATTTCCGATATTTTCTCAAGTAATGTTTCAAATGGATTCATCTTATATGTCATGCTCCACGCTTATCTTCTCTCTCTTTACTTTTTCATTAAGTCCAGACATACTATATCATCTTAGGGGTTTTCATGGTTGCGATTAATTCTTGTTTTCAGCGTCTAAAACGCACATACATTTTTTCATTAATTGAAGAAAAAATAGCCACGTTGCATAAAAAAATCTCCCCTGATCCATTGATTAATTTAAGTATAGGGGATATAGCGCTACCTTTAGTCCCTACTGTAGCCCAAGCAATGAGCCGGGCTGTACTAGAGATGGGAACCTTCTCAGGCCTAAAAGGATATAGCCCTAGCAATGGTTATCTATTTTTACGAGAAGCCATTGCAAATACGCACTTTGCTATCCTACAAATCACTCCCGATGAGATTTTTATTTCAGATGGCATCAATACCGACATCACGAATATCCTAGATTTGTTTTCTCTATCCTCTATTGTAGCAATCCCCGATCCTACCTATCCCGCCTATCTCGATGCGACAATTCTTTCAGGCCGAACCAAAATCATGACTCTACCCTGTTTAGAAACCAATCAATTTCATCCCTATCCCCCATCTGAAGCCTGTGATCTGATCTATTTATGCTCTCCTAATAATCCGACAGGCGTTGCTATGAATAGAGATCTTCTGGCTACCTGGGTGAATTATGCTTTAAAGCACAAAGCTGTTATCTTTTTTGATCATGCTTATGAAGCATTTATTAACTCAGTAGACGTTCCTCATTCTATTTTTGAAATTCCGGGTGCTAAAGAATGTGCGATTGAGTTTTGCAGCTTTTCTAAATCTGCTGGATTTACAGGTCTGCGTTGCTCCTATACAATCCTTCCTAAAGCTCTTAAAGCGCGCTATGAAGATCAAGAAATCTCTTTGCATACTTTATGGCATCGAAGACAGGCTGCCAAATCCAACGGGGTTGCCTATCCTATTCAAAAAGGAGCTTTAGCTACTTTGCTTCCACAAGCTCAGAGTGAAATAAAAGCGCAAATAAACAGTTACCTTGCTCAAGCCAAAGCGTTAAAACAGGGTTTGATCCAATTAGGACTTGACTGCCATGGAGGAATTGATAGCCCCTATATTTGGGTAAAAACCCCTAAAGGGAAAAGTTCATGGGAATTTTTCGATGAGCTTTTGATTAAATGCCATTTAATTAGCATTCCAGGTGTAGGCTTTGGAAAATACGGCGAAGGATTTGTTCGCTTTTCTGCCTTTACCACTCCTGACAAAGTAGATTTAGCTCTTAAACGAATCAACCAGTTATAGACTTATGCGCCTTGTGTTAACAGATGACCAAAAAGAATTTTTCCAGAAAAACCGTTTTATTGAAATTGAAGGATTATTGCCTCTAGAAAAAATCACTCAAATAGAAAAGCTCTCCGATCTAACCCTAGCTAAAAGAACGGGCTCAGGAAGCTCTTTTCTGCAAGGGTATGATCTATGGCGCGATAACAAAGAGCTCAAAGAAATCCTGCATAAACGCTCTTTAATTAAGATTATTGCTGAGCTTTTTAATACCTTTCCCTTAAGAATAGCTTTTGATCAATACATAAAAGCTATTTTCCCATCTCCCATTCAAACCACTTGGGCCTTAGAAGAGCTCTCTTGCATTAAACCGCTAGCTGGAAGCATGTTGATTCCTTTATCCTTTTCCAAACTATTAAAATCCCATTTTCCTTTCCCCCAAAAAGGAAATGTTTTATTTCTAGCTCCAGATTATCCCATTCCGTGGCCTTCACTTTTTGGATTAGAGGACCTAAAACTCCTTATTGTAAGTTTTGCTCCTGAAAAAGCACTCTACCAACAAGAGATAAGAGACCCTCACCAACACGTGCTCAAAAAATGGGGCTACGTATTTGGTGATAGTCTCAGTAATCAACTTCATCCTCTTCTCATTGTAAGTCGCTAACCTATCTGCCGATTTAAAGAAACTCTATCTCCTATTAAAGGAATGGAATGTAAAACTTTTGGCTGAAAAGCCAAATTAGCAGCTATCTGTGCACGTTCTTGGGAATTTGAGCGATTATATTGATCTACAACTTCTATTTCTCTTTGCTTTAACACATTTGCTTTGTTTACAGCTTGAGTCAAATTGTGAATCTCTTGACGAATCTCTTGAACCAACCCTTTATGATTCATTCCATCGAATTGCTCTAATTCTTTAGCCAAACTATCCCAATGAGTGAGTTGTTCGCTCATACCTTTTCTTAAATCTTGTTGCTTATTGGTCAGATCTTGAAAATGGCCTACATGCTCAACAAGCCGGATTTCCTGTTTATGAAGATTTTCTAAAGTACCACCAAGAGAGGTAAATCCATTCTGATAGTCTTTGATCGCTTTTAGAGAATTTCCTATTCGAACTAAACGCCTTTCTTGCTCGCTAAGCCTCGTATCTACCTTTGGCATTAAACCATCTACTTTATTACACACATCTTTAAGACCTGGCACTTGATCTTTTACTTGTTGTGAAAGATGATCTAGCTTTTGCAGCGTACCATCCATGCTGCTTAAACTGCTCTTTAACGTTTCAATTTGAATATCTTGTTTGGCATTATAGTAGGCACCTAGCAAAGCCCCCCCTAAGAGCAAAGCTCCAGGAACAGGTGGAATGGCGCTGCCAGCAGCAGCAGCTGCTGCTGCTGCTAACATAGCCCCACTTGCAGGAGACAGGTGTCTACCCAGATTAACTATTCCCGAAAGCGCTCGACAACCAGTAGAAATGATGCTCATCTTAAAAATCTCCTTATCTTGGTCTGCTATTTTTTGATCGAATGGAATGTGCAATCTTTTCTAATTCTGTGGAAGGTTGTTCGAGGGATAGTTTTATCCCTTGTAAATAAGTAAGGTCTTTTTTTAATTGGTGTAGTTCTTTACTATGCTCCTTAAGACTTGGTTCT
This is a stretch of genomic DNA from Candidatus Rhabdochlamydia oedothoracis. It encodes these proteins:
- a CDS encoding LL-diaminopimelate aminotransferase, whose amino-acid sequence is MVAINSCFQRLKRTYIFSLIEEKIATLHKKISPDPLINLSIGDIALPLVPTVAQAMSRAVLEMGTFSGLKGYSPSNGYLFLREAIANTHFAILQITPDEIFISDGINTDITNILDLFSLSSIVAIPDPTYPAYLDATILSGRTKIMTLPCLETNQFHPYPPSEACDLIYLCSPNNPTGVAMNRDLLATWVNYALKHKAVIFFDHAYEAFINSVDVPHSIFEIPGAKECAIEFCSFSKSAGFTGLRCSYTILPKALKARYEDQEISLHTLWHRRQAAKSNGVAYPIQKGALATLLPQAQSEIKAQINSYLAQAKALKQGLIQLGLDCHGGIDSPYIWVKTPKGKSSWEFFDELLIKCHLISIPGVGFGKYGEGFVRFSAFTTPDKVDLALKRINQL